Proteins encoded by one window of Halobaculum halobium:
- a CDS encoding complex I NDUFA9 subunit family protein — protein MRVVVAGGTGFIGTHLCTELDQRGHEVVALARDPSGAGLPDGVITKAADVTDRDSLAGAVEDADAVVNLVALSPLFKPDGGDEQHERIHLRGTENLVAVAEDAGVDRFVQMSALGADPDGTTHYIRAKGQAEEAVRESGIEHVIARPSVVFGDGGEFVYFTKRLKEIFAPGVPLYPLPGGGRNRFQPIWVGDLAPMLADAVVDAEHGDQTYEFGGPDVLTLREISELVFESEDTSITVVPLPMGLAKVGLSVLGSVGFPMGSDQYRSLQLDNVVSENDVGAFGVAETDLKRFDEYLGLPTEPGDTAESTATV, from the coding sequence ATGCGCGTAGTCGTCGCCGGCGGCACCGGCTTCATCGGGACGCACCTGTGTACGGAACTCGACCAGCGCGGCCACGAGGTGGTGGCGCTCGCCCGGGACCCGTCCGGCGCCGGGCTCCCTGACGGCGTCATCACGAAGGCGGCCGACGTGACGGACCGCGACTCGCTCGCCGGCGCCGTCGAAGACGCCGACGCGGTCGTGAACCTCGTCGCCCTCTCGCCGCTGTTCAAGCCCGACGGCGGCGACGAGCAACACGAGCGGATCCACCTCCGCGGGACGGAGAACCTCGTCGCCGTCGCCGAGGACGCGGGCGTCGATCGGTTCGTGCAGATGTCGGCGCTCGGCGCCGACCCGGACGGCACGACCCATTACATCCGCGCGAAGGGGCAGGCGGAGGAGGCCGTCCGCGAGAGCGGGATCGAGCACGTGATCGCCCGCCCGTCGGTCGTCTTCGGCGACGGCGGCGAGTTCGTCTACTTCACGAAGCGGCTGAAAGAGATATTCGCGCCCGGCGTCCCGCTGTACCCGCTCCCCGGCGGCGGTCGCAACCGCTTCCAGCCGATCTGGGTCGGCGACCTCGCCCCGATGCTCGCTGACGCCGTCGTCGACGCCGAGCACGGCGATCAGACGTACGAGTTCGGCGGCCCCGACGTGCTCACGCTTCGAGAGATCTCCGAGCTGGTGTTCGAGTCGGAGGACACGTCGATCACGGTCGTCCCGCTTCCGATGGGGCTGGCGAAGGTCGGGCTCTCCGTCCTCGGGTCGGTCGGCTTCCCGATGGGGAGCGATCAGTACCGGTCGCTCCAGCTCGACAACGTCGTTAGCGAGAACGACGTCGGCGCGTTCGGCGTCGCGGAGACGGACCTGAAGCGGTTCGACGAATACCTCGGACTACCGACGGAGCCCGGAGATACGGCCGAATCGACCGCCACCGTGTAA
- a CDS encoding CTP synthase, whose product MPTEQTGYDPSLGRKFIFVTGGVMSGLGKGITAASTGRLLANAGFDVTAVKIDPYLNVDAGTMNPYQHGEVYVLKDGGEVDLDLGNYERFLGVDMTSDHNVTTGKTYQHVIEKERAGDYLGKTVQVIPHVTDDIKRRIREAAEGTDVCLVEIGGTVGDIEGMPYLEALRQFAHEEEDDDILFTHVTLVPYSKNGEQKTKPTQHSVKELRSIGLQPDILVGRCDDELDPETKEKIGLFCDVPTEAVFSNPDVEDVYHVPLTVEEEGLDEYVMERLGLADEALPAPERENTWRDLVTRDRTGEVDIALVGKYDLEDAYMSVHEALKHAGLEHGVDVNVVWVDADEADGDHRKRLEGADGVVVPGGFGSRGTEGKVEAVRYAREHDVPFLGLCLGFQMAVVEHARNVLGWDDADSAEFEPETPYPVIDLLPDQHDEEDMGGTMRLGAHETEIEPGTLAERIYGNTSCTERHRHRYEVNPNYIEELATDGLVFSGSAGPRMEILERDDHPYFVGTQFHPEFRSRPDRASPPFVGLLDAVLDEANPEDGDEETAGDRDPVADEEVTA is encoded by the coding sequence ATGCCGACTGAACAAACGGGATACGACCCATCACTGGGTCGCAAGTTCATTTTCGTCACGGGCGGGGTGATGTCCGGTCTGGGGAAGGGGATCACCGCCGCGTCCACCGGCCGGCTGCTCGCCAACGCCGGCTTCGATGTGACGGCCGTCAAGATCGACCCGTACCTGAACGTCGATGCGGGGACGATGAACCCGTACCAGCACGGCGAGGTGTACGTGCTGAAAGACGGGGGAGAGGTCGACCTCGACTTGGGGAACTACGAGCGCTTCCTCGGCGTCGACATGACCTCCGATCACAACGTCACGACGGGCAAGACGTACCAGCACGTCATCGAGAAGGAGCGCGCCGGCGACTACCTCGGGAAGACGGTGCAGGTCATCCCGCACGTCACAGACGACATCAAGCGGCGGATCCGCGAGGCCGCCGAGGGGACCGACGTGTGCCTCGTCGAGATCGGGGGAACCGTCGGCGACATCGAGGGGATGCCGTACCTGGAAGCCCTCCGCCAGTTCGCCCACGAGGAGGAGGACGACGACATCCTCTTCACGCACGTGACGCTCGTCCCCTACTCGAAGAACGGCGAGCAGAAGACGAAGCCCACCCAGCACTCGGTGAAGGAGCTCCGCTCGATCGGTCTGCAGCCCGACATCCTCGTCGGTCGCTGTGACGACGAACTCGACCCCGAGACGAAAGAGAAGATCGGCCTCTTCTGTGACGTTCCCACCGAGGCCGTCTTCTCGAACCCCGACGTCGAGGACGTGTACCACGTCCCGCTCACCGTCGAGGAGGAGGGCCTCGACGAGTACGTGATGGAGCGGCTCGGCCTCGCCGATGAGGCGCTCCCGGCCCCCGAGCGCGAGAACACCTGGCGCGACCTCGTCACGCGCGACCGCACCGGCGAGGTCGACATCGCGCTCGTCGGCAAGTACGACCTGGAGGACGCGTACATGAGCGTCCACGAGGCGCTGAAACACGCCGGGCTGGAGCACGGCGTCGACGTGAACGTCGTGTGGGTCGACGCCGACGAGGCCGACGGCGACCACCGGAAGCGTCTGGAAGGAGCCGACGGCGTCGTCGTTCCCGGTGGCTTCGGCTCCCGCGGCACCGAGGGGAAAGTCGAGGCCGTGCGCTACGCCCGTGAACACGACGTGCCGTTCCTCGGCCTGTGTCTCGGGTTCCAGATGGCCGTCGTCGAGCACGCGCGCAACGTCCTCGGGTGGGACGACGCCGACTCCGCGGAGTTCGAACCGGAGACGCCCTACCCCGTCATCGACCTGCTGCCCGACCAGCACGACGAGGAGGACATGGGCGGCACGATGCGGCTGGGCGCCCACGAAACCGAAATCGAACCGGGGACGCTCGCCGAGCGAATCTACGGCAACACCTCCTGCACGGAGCGCCACCGCCACCGCTACGAGGTGAATCCGAACTACATCGAGGAGCTGGCGACCGACGGACTCGTGTTCTCCGGCAGCGCGGGACCGCGTATGGAGATCCTCGAGCGCGACGACCACCCGTACTTCGTCGGCACGCAGTTCCACCCCGAGTTCCGCTCGCGACCCGACCGCGCGTCGCCGCCGTTCGTCGGCCTGCTCGACGCGGTGCTCGACGAGGCGAACCCCGAAGACGGCGACGAGGAGACGGCGGGCGACCGCGACCCCGTCGCCGACGAGGAGGTGACCGCCTGA
- the guaA gene encoding glutamine-hydrolyzing GMP synthase gives MVNVEEFIDEATTEISEAVGDANAIIALSGGVDSSVAAALAYRAIGEQLTPVYVDTGLMRKGETDQIRETFSFMESLEVVEAQGRFLDALSGVTDPEEKRHVIGEQFIREFEREATETDAEYLVQGTIYPDRIESEGNIKSHHNVGGLPDVVDFDGIVEPVRDLYKDEVREVARALDLEAVISERMPFPGPGLAVRIIGEITEEKLEVARNACHVVEEEVEEHEPWQAFAAVIGKATGVKGDNRVHGWVVSVRSVESRDGMTARAQNLPWETLQRIQSRITGENDNVSRVVYDVTHKPPATIEYE, from the coding sequence ATGGTGAACGTCGAGGAGTTCATCGACGAGGCGACGACCGAGATCAGCGAGGCCGTCGGCGACGCGAACGCGATCATCGCCCTCTCGGGCGGCGTCGACTCGTCGGTCGCGGCCGCGCTCGCCTACCGCGCCATCGGCGAACAGCTCACCCCGGTGTACGTCGACACCGGCCTGATGCGCAAAGGGGAGACGGATCAGATCCGCGAGACGTTCTCGTTCATGGAGTCGCTGGAGGTCGTGGAGGCGCAAGGCCGGTTCCTCGACGCGCTCTCGGGCGTCACCGACCCCGAGGAGAAGCGTCACGTCATCGGCGAGCAGTTCATCCGCGAGTTCGAACGCGAGGCCACCGAGACCGACGCCGAGTACCTCGTGCAGGGAACGATCTATCCCGACCGCATCGAGAGCGAGGGGAACATCAAGTCCCATCACAACGTCGGCGGGCTGCCGGACGTGGTCGATTTCGACGGCATCGTCGAGCCCGTGCGCGACCTCTACAAGGACGAGGTCCGCGAGGTCGCCCGAGCGCTCGATCTGGAGGCCGTCATCTCCGAGCGCATGCCGTTCCCGGGGCCCGGACTCGCCGTCCGCATCATCGGCGAGATCACCGAGGAAAAGCTGGAGGTCGCCCGGAACGCGTGCCACGTGGTCGAGGAGGAGGTCGAAGAACACGAGCCGTGGCAGGCGTTCGCCGCCGTCATCGGGAAGGCGACGGGCGTGAAGGGCGACAACCGCGTCCACGGTTGGGTCGTCTCCGTGCGCTCGGTGGAGAGCCGCGACGGGATGACAGCGCGGGCGCAAAACCTCCCGTGGGAGACGCTCCAGCGCATCCAGTCGCGGATCACCGGCGAGAACGACAACGTCTCGCGGGTGGTGTACGACGTGACGCACAAGCCGCCGGCGACGATCGAGTACGAGTAA
- a CDS encoding DUF7126 family protein, with protein sequence MTDLSAVVAGPDVEDLAGELETHDVTVSHIDGAVTGGTLEDAGIDDAALFVLTDTAEATGIAVAKERNPEVRAVVYAAESLPEFARGQVDLAVDPELLSAEVVADELVAGP encoded by the coding sequence ATGACGGATCTCTCCGCTGTCGTCGCCGGACCGGACGTCGAGGATCTCGCCGGCGAACTCGAAACGCACGACGTGACCGTCTCCCACATCGACGGCGCCGTCACCGGCGGCACCCTCGAGGACGCCGGCATCGACGACGCCGCGCTGTTCGTCCTCACCGACACCGCGGAGGCGACGGGGATCGCTGTCGCGAAGGAACGCAACCCGGAGGTGCGCGCGGTCGTCTACGCTGCCGAGTCGCTGCCGGAGTTCGCGAGGGGGCAGGTCGATCTCGCGGTCGATCCGGAGCTCCTCTCGGCCGAAGTCGTCGCCGACGAACTCGTCGCCGGCCCGTGA
- a CDS encoding cupin domain-containing protein, with amino-acid sequence MTLELLADALDDLDPGEGEVETAELVVTDDVLVKLFALGPDAELDAHEHADSTNVFHVLDGEVTVVRDDESEAVAAPGVVLHERGDVHGARNETDEVVAFTASLCPLPGSG; translated from the coding sequence ATGACGCTCGAACTCCTCGCGGACGCGCTCGACGACCTCGACCCCGGCGAGGGCGAGGTCGAGACCGCCGAACTCGTCGTCACCGACGACGTGCTCGTGAAGCTGTTCGCGCTCGGGCCCGACGCCGAACTCGACGCGCACGAACACGCCGACAGCACGAACGTCTTCCACGTGCTCGACGGCGAGGTGACGGTCGTCCGCGACGACGAGTCCGAGGCGGTCGCGGCGCCGGGGGTCGTGCTCCACGAGCGGGGCGACGTGCACGGCGCGCGAAACGAGACCGACGAGGTGGTCGCGTTCACCGCGAGCCTCTGTCCGCTCCCGGGCAGCGGCTGA
- a CDS encoding 30S ribosomal protein S8e, with protein MKDQSGRRKRKRTGGLRRPSSNKKRHELGREPAETTVGEPRFRVIDSRGTNEKTRALSTNVAQVATGGETVEADIEDVTENPSNVNYVRRNIITKGAVIATSEGEARVTSRPGQTGQVNAVLIEE; from the coding sequence ATGAAAGACCAGAGCGGACGCAGGAAGCGAAAGCGGACCGGCGGCCTCCGACGCCCCTCCAGCAATAAGAAGCGACACGAACTGGGCCGCGAGCCCGCCGAAACGACCGTCGGCGAGCCCCGGTTCCGCGTCATCGACTCGCGCGGCACCAACGAGAAGACCCGCGCGCTCTCGACGAACGTCGCGCAGGTCGCCACCGGCGGCGAGACCGTCGAGGCCGACATCGAGGACGTCACGGAGAACCCCTCGAACGTGAACTACGTCCGTCGGAACATCATCACGAAGGGCGCCGTCATCGCCACCAGCGAAGGCGAGGCGCGCGTCACGTCGCGACCGGGCCAGACCGGCCAGGTCAACGCCGTCCTCATCGAGGAGTAA
- the radB gene encoding DNA repair and recombination protein RadB: MSEFLTTGSTAVDDLIGGGIERGVVTQLYGPPASGKTNLALTAAVEVAADGGSVLYIDTEDLSMTRFRDIAEARSEEPVERVAGRLVVSEAMSFEEQGEAVKDAADLADGVDLIVLDSATGFYRLERTEDSRGGESVREVARHVTHLLSLARKHDLAVLVTNQVFTDPDADRDRPLGGNTLEHWTGVILRLERFRGGNRRATLEKHRSQPAGESARFEITDAGVEDAQER, translated from the coding sequence GTGTCCGAGTTCCTGACGACTGGTAGCACGGCCGTCGACGATCTGATCGGCGGCGGCATCGAGCGCGGCGTCGTCACTCAACTGTACGGCCCGCCGGCGTCGGGAAAGACGAACCTCGCGCTGACGGCGGCGGTTGAGGTCGCAGCCGACGGCGGCTCGGTCCTCTACATCGACACCGAGGACCTCTCGATGACCCGGTTTCGCGACATCGCCGAGGCGCGCTCGGAGGAACCGGTCGAGCGGGTCGCCGGTCGCCTCGTCGTGAGCGAGGCCATGAGCTTCGAGGAGCAGGGGGAGGCAGTGAAGGACGCCGCCGACCTCGCCGACGGCGTCGACCTGATCGTGCTCGACTCCGCGACCGGGTTCTACCGGCTGGAGCGCACGGAAGACTCCCGCGGCGGGGAGTCGGTACGCGAGGTCGCGCGCCACGTGACCCACCTGCTGTCGCTGGCGCGCAAGCACGACCTCGCGGTGCTCGTGACGAACCAGGTGTTCACCGACCCCGACGCCGACCGCGACCGCCCGCTGGGAGGAAATACCTTGGAACACTGGACGGGCGTGATTCTCCGACTGGAGCGCTTTCGCGGCGGCAACCGGCGGGCAACCCTGGAGAAACACCGCTCGCAGCCGGCCGGAGAGTCCGCGCGCTTCGAGATCACGGACGCGGGCGTCGAGGACGCACAGGAACGGTAG
- a CDS encoding methyl-accepting chemotaxis protein, with product MTDSSGPSTGARLVPDVIRRGIVRKFATVLLVLILATGGVGAYAVSSTTADLQENVRSDLTTVTTSEADGLSEWLSQRSTAVRMISEYQDVREGNTAKLRPVFTTELRALPNDVHAIHYVDTDERTVLASSNPDLEDASLAEASLAWAPAVAPASADRTATSSVYRTNDGPMIGFVSAVPSAPHRAVVLVADTGAIGEGFSTPVEGGFVRVVDRNGIVVMADEPDAISQSYLGATGDMFQRALDGNDVVTEDAAVEDALNRDLVVSYARVPGTTWVMAVHVPADGAYAVAAGVRQNILLLVATALAGFLFAGVVIAKPTGDALDDLSDRARALGSGDLDVSVSTDRIDEIGTLYGSFGDMRDDLSDRVDQAQTERERAADARAEAEALADSLEGRATEYGDAMERAAAGDLTVRLDENADNEALEEIARSFNRMVDDLEDTVGTVRAFADEADERAAAVAAGADQIEDASASVSRAMTDVAGASDEQAERLSEVSGEMSGLSATVEEIAATAADVSTLSAEAAESADTAGEAAEDALDAFTAVADRTDRTADEVDRVADEMAEITEVVDLIDGIAEQTNLLALNASIEAARAGEEGDGFAVVADEVKTLAEETSAATDEIAARIETLQEASTAAADDMAATETVVEDGVEVVEDALEAVETVGERIDDANDGVESIDAATDDQAATTEEVVTMAEEVTEIGERTSADVDSAAASAQEQTAAVTEVSESAETLSERVEELRELVARFDVSTDAEAGGAGGDVAAGTDRDAAPTGREVDTGGSGGGGADIAMTDGDGFEYVAEGGGPAGDD from the coding sequence ATGACAGACAGTTCTGGGCCCTCGACGGGTGCCCGGCTGGTTCCGGACGTGATACGTCGCGGGATCGTCCGCAAGTTCGCGACGGTGTTGCTCGTGTTGATACTCGCGACCGGGGGCGTCGGCGCGTACGCGGTCTCCTCTACGACGGCGGACCTCCAAGAGAACGTCAGGAGCGACCTGACGACGGTGACGACGTCTGAGGCCGACGGGCTCTCCGAGTGGTTGAGCCAGCGGAGCACGGCTGTGCGGATGATCTCCGAGTATCAAGACGTGCGCGAGGGGAACACCGCGAAGCTCCGGCCGGTGTTCACCACAGAACTCCGGGCGCTTCCGAACGACGTCCACGCGATCCACTACGTCGACACCGACGAGCGGACCGTGCTCGCGTCCAGCAACCCGGATCTCGAGGACGCGTCGCTCGCGGAGGCGTCGCTGGCGTGGGCGCCGGCGGTGGCCCCCGCCTCCGCAGACCGGACGGCCACGTCGTCGGTGTACCGCACCAACGACGGCCCGATGATCGGCTTCGTCAGCGCGGTCCCCTCTGCGCCCCACCGCGCGGTGGTGCTCGTCGCCGACACCGGGGCCATCGGTGAGGGCTTCTCGACGCCCGTCGAGGGCGGGTTCGTCCGCGTCGTCGACCGCAACGGCATCGTGGTGATGGCGGACGAGCCCGACGCGATCAGCCAGTCGTACCTCGGTGCCACCGGCGACATGTTCCAACGCGCGCTCGACGGCAACGACGTGGTCACCGAGGACGCGGCGGTCGAAGACGCGCTGAACCGCGACCTCGTCGTTTCCTACGCCCGCGTCCCGGGAACTACCTGGGTGATGGCGGTTCACGTCCCGGCCGACGGTGCGTACGCGGTCGCCGCCGGCGTCCGACAGAACATCCTCCTGCTGGTCGCCACCGCCCTCGCCGGATTCCTGTTCGCGGGCGTGGTGATCGCGAAGCCGACCGGCGACGCGCTCGACGATCTGAGCGATCGCGCTCGGGCGCTCGGTTCGGGCGACCTCGACGTGTCCGTCTCGACGGACCGGATCGACGAGATCGGCACGCTGTACGGTTCGTTCGGCGACATGCGCGACGACCTGTCCGACCGGGTCGACCAGGCGCAAACCGAGCGCGAGCGCGCCGCCGACGCGAGAGCGGAGGCGGAGGCGCTGGCCGACTCGCTGGAGGGCCGCGCGACCGAGTACGGCGACGCGATGGAGCGGGCCGCCGCCGGCGACCTCACCGTCAGGCTCGACGAGAACGCCGACAACGAGGCCCTCGAGGAGATCGCACGCTCGTTCAACCGGATGGTCGACGACCTCGAGGACACGGTCGGCACCGTCCGCGCGTTCGCAGACGAGGCCGACGAGCGCGCCGCGGCCGTCGCCGCCGGCGCCGACCAGATCGAGGACGCAAGCGCCTCGGTCAGCCGCGCGATGACCGACGTCGCCGGAGCCAGCGACGAGCAGGCCGAGCGACTGAGCGAGGTAAGCGGCGAGATGAGCGGGCTCTCGGCCACGGTCGAAGAGATCGCCGCGACCGCCGCGGACGTCTCCACGCTGTCGGCGGAGGCCGCCGAAAGCGCCGACACCGCCGGCGAGGCCGCCGAGGACGCCCTCGACGCGTTCACCGCGGTCGCGGACCGCACCGACCGAACCGCAGACGAGGTCGACCGCGTCGCCGACGAGATGGCCGAGATCACCGAGGTCGTCGACCTGATCGACGGGATCGCCGAGCAGACGAACCTCCTGGCGCTCAACGCGTCCATCGAGGCCGCCAGGGCCGGCGAGGAGGGCGACGGCTTCGCCGTCGTCGCCGACGAAGTGAAGACGCTCGCAGAGGAGACGAGCGCCGCGACCGACGAGATCGCCGCTCGGATCGAGACGCTCCAGGAGGCGTCGACGGCGGCGGCCGACGACATGGCCGCGACCGAGACCGTCGTCGAGGACGGCGTCGAGGTCGTCGAGGACGCGCTCGAGGCCGTAGAGACGGTTGGCGAGCGAATCGACGACGCGAACGACGGCGTCGAGTCGATCGACGCGGCCACCGACGACCAGGCGGCGACCACCGAGGAGGTCGTGACGATGGCCGAGGAAGTGACCGAGATCGGCGAACGCACCAGCGCGGACGTCGACAGCGCCGCCGCGTCGGCCCAAGAACAGACCGCCGCGGTCACCGAGGTCAGCGAATCCGCCGAGACGCTCTCCGAGCGGGTCGAGGAACTCCGCGAACTCGTCGCCCGATTCGACGTGTCCACCGACGCGGAGGCCGGCGGTGCCGGTGGCGACGTTGCCGCCGGAACCGACCGCGACGCTGCACCCACCGGTCGCGAAGTCGATACCGGCGGAAGCGGAGGGGGCGGCGCCGACATTGCGATGACCGACGGCGACGGCTTCGAGTACGTTGCCGAGGGCGGCGGTCCCGCGGGCGACGACTGA
- the larC gene encoding nickel pincer cofactor biosynthesis protein LarC, with protein MRTLAFDGRMGAAGDMILGALVAAGGDSKVLTPVEDALPVRYEFEATERNGIASTRARVRHVGSDDGSEHDGGHDHHDGHNHHDHSHDHDHSHDHDHNAEGHGPQRTYAEVVEVVEEMDLPEPVRADALATFELLGEAESSVHGTDLEGTHFHEVGADDAIADVVGACLLFDDLDPDRVVTTPLATGDGEVDFSHGVYPVPVPAVVEIAERADWSLRGGPVDAELLTPTGAAILAHRAEGVERLPSIRVEESGYGAGGWTFPDRPNVLRAVVGEAGRSGLARDDVAVLETNLDDAAPEVLGGLQETLADAGARDVSILPATMKKSRPGHLVKVICAPEDADRVARRLAEETGTLGIREGGASHRWIADRRFETAEIALGEGDAAYEIPVKIASDTDGDVYDVSAEYDNAAAAAREAGVPVREVLRRAEAVVRQRQERGAADR; from the coding sequence ATGCGAACGCTCGCCTTTGACGGCCGGATGGGCGCCGCCGGCGACATGATCCTCGGCGCGCTCGTCGCCGCCGGCGGCGACTCCAAGGTGCTCACACCCGTGGAAGACGCGCTTCCGGTCCGCTACGAGTTCGAAGCGACCGAGCGGAACGGCATCGCGAGCACCCGCGCCCGGGTGCGACATGTCGGCAGCGACGACGGGTCTGAACACGACGGAGGTCACGACCACCACGACGGCCACAATCATCACGATCATAGTCACGACCACGACCACAGCCACGACCACGACCACAACGCCGAGGGGCACGGTCCCCAGCGAACGTACGCCGAGGTCGTCGAGGTCGTCGAGGAGATGGACCTCCCGGAACCGGTCCGGGCGGACGCGCTCGCGACGTTCGAACTCCTCGGGGAGGCGGAGTCGTCGGTTCACGGCACGGACCTCGAGGGAACGCACTTTCACGAGGTCGGCGCCGACGACGCGATCGCCGACGTGGTCGGCGCGTGCCTGCTGTTCGACGATCTCGATCCCGACCGCGTGGTGACGACGCCGCTCGCGACCGGCGACGGCGAGGTCGATTTCAGCCACGGTGTCTACCCGGTTCCGGTGCCCGCGGTCGTCGAGATCGCCGAGCGCGCCGACTGGTCGCTTCGCGGCGGTCCCGTCGACGCCGAGTTGCTCACGCCGACGGGCGCGGCGATCCTCGCGCACCGCGCCGAGGGCGTCGAGCGACTCCCCTCGATCCGCGTCGAGGAGTCGGGCTACGGCGCCGGCGGGTGGACGTTCCCCGACCGCCCGAACGTCCTCCGAGCGGTCGTCGGCGAGGCCGGGCGGTCGGGGCTCGCCCGCGACGACGTGGCCGTGTTGGAGACGAACCTCGACGACGCCGCACCGGAGGTGCTCGGCGGCCTGCAGGAGACGCTCGCCGACGCGGGCGCCCGCGACGTGTCGATCCTCCCAGCGACGATGAAGAAGTCGCGCCCGGGCCACCTCGTGAAGGTGATCTGTGCGCCCGAGGACGCCGACCGCGTCGCCCGGCGGCTCGCCGAGGAGACCGGAACGCTCGGGATCCGTGAGGGCGGCGCGAGCCACCGCTGGATCGCCGATCGTCGCTTCGAGACGGCCGAAATCGCGCTCGGCGAGGGCGACGCAGCCTACGAGATCCCGGTCAAAATCGCCAGCGACACCGACGGGGACGTGTACGATGTGAGCGCCGAGTATGACAACGCCGCGGCCGCCGCCCGCGAGGCCGGCGTCCCGGTCCGAGAGGTGCTTCGCCGCGCGGAGGCGGTCGTCCGCCAGCGGCAGGAGCGGGGCGCCGCCGACCGATGA